The Palaeococcus ferrophilus DSM 13482 genome includes a window with the following:
- a CDS encoding sulfide-dependent adenosine diphosphate thiazole synthase: MRDVEISRAIVEAYFNDLLENLQLDVAIVGAGPSGMVAGYYLAKGGAKVAIFEKKLSVGGGIWGGAMGFNRVVVQGSAREILDEFGVDCKPVGSGLYVLDSIELASTLASKTIKAGVKIFNMVEVEDLVVKDGRVSGVVINWTPVKMVNLHVDPLTVEAKSVVDSTGHGAQISQHLLKRGLLKTIPGEGPMWAEKGEELTFEHTKEVFPGLYATGMAANALAGAPRMGPIFGGMLLSGRKAALEILGKLRGE, translated from the coding sequence ATGAGGGACGTTGAGATAAGCAGGGCGATAGTTGAGGCATACTTCAACGACCTTCTTGAGAACCTCCAGCTCGACGTTGCCATAGTTGGAGCGGGCCCGTCAGGAATGGTCGCGGGTTACTACCTCGCCAAGGGCGGCGCGAAGGTGGCCATCTTTGAGAAGAAGCTCTCCGTAGGCGGCGGCATCTGGGGCGGGGCGATGGGCTTCAATCGAGTTGTCGTCCAGGGGAGCGCGAGGGAGATCCTCGACGAGTTTGGCGTGGACTGCAAACCCGTTGGAAGCGGGCTCTACGTTCTCGACTCAATAGAACTCGCCTCGACGCTCGCGAGTAAGACAATAAAGGCAGGGGTGAAGATATTCAACATGGTCGAGGTGGAAGACCTCGTCGTCAAGGACGGCAGGGTCTCTGGAGTGGTGATAAACTGGACTCCAGTTAAGATGGTAAACCTTCACGTGGATCCGCTCACGGTCGAGGCAAAGTCCGTGGTGGATTCAACGGGCCATGGGGCGCAGATCAGTCAACACCTCCTCAAGCGCGGTCTGCTAAAGACAATACCAGGGGAAGGCCCGATGTGGGCGGAGAAGGGTGAGGAGCTTACCTTTGAGCACACGAAGGAGGTCTTCCCCGGGCTCTACGCAACGGGAATGGCCGCAAACGCTCTGGCTGGAGCGCCGAGGATGGGCCCGATATTCGGCGGAATGCTCCTGAGCGGGAGGAAAGCTGCCCTTGAGATCCTTGGAAAGCTGCGGGGTGAGTGA
- a CDS encoding formate--phosphoribosylaminoimidazolecarboxamide ligase — MIVSTIASHSSLQILLGAKKEGFKTRLYVSPKRKPFYSSLPVVDELLVTDNMSAILDDDGIVVPHGSFVAYLGLEAIEKAKAKFFGNRRFLKWETTFELQDMALDRAGIPRAEVVEPEEAKPDELYFVRIEGPRGGSGHFIARGSELEERLSTLKEPHRIERFIPGVYLYVHFFYSPILERLELLGVDERVLIADGNARWPVRPLPYTIAGNRAVALRESLLPKLYDYGMAFVGAMRELEPPGVIGPFALHFAYDGSFKAIGIASRIDGGSNADHWYSELYWGERLTMGQRIARELRLLKRRTGLRRR, encoded by the coding sequence GTGATAGTCTCCACGATAGCTTCCCACTCCTCGCTCCAGATACTCCTCGGGGCGAAGAAAGAAGGATTTAAGACGAGGCTCTACGTTTCACCTAAGAGAAAGCCCTTCTACTCCTCGCTGCCGGTCGTTGATGAGCTCCTAGTCACTGATAACATGAGCGCCATCCTGGACGATGACGGCATAGTTGTCCCGCACGGCTCGTTCGTTGCCTACCTCGGACTTGAGGCGATAGAAAAGGCCAAAGCAAAGTTCTTCGGGAACAGGCGCTTCCTCAAGTGGGAGACGACCTTCGAGCTCCAGGACATGGCCCTCGATAGAGCGGGGATTCCGAGGGCTGAGGTGGTAGAGCCAGAAGAGGCCAAACCGGATGAGCTCTACTTCGTCAGAATCGAGGGGCCGAGGGGAGGGAGTGGCCACTTCATTGCAAGGGGAAGCGAGCTTGAGGAGAGGCTTTCAACGCTTAAAGAGCCCCACAGGATTGAGCGCTTCATCCCGGGCGTTTACCTCTACGTCCACTTCTTCTACTCGCCCATTCTGGAGAGGCTTGAGCTCCTAGGCGTTGACGAGAGGGTTCTAATAGCCGATGGCAACGCTCGCTGGCCGGTGAGGCCGCTTCCCTACACCATAGCCGGCAACAGGGCCGTAGCGCTCAGAGAATCGCTCCTCCCGAAGCTCTACGACTATGGAATGGCTTTCGTCGGAGCCATGAGGGAGCTTGAACCGCCGGGGGTTATCGGCCCGTTCGCCCTTCACTTCGCCTACGACGGCTCTTTCAAAGCTATAGGAATAGCATCGCGCATAGACGGGGGAAGCAACGCCGACCACTGGTACTCCGAGCTCTACTGGGGTGAGAGGCTCACCATGGGGCAGAGAATAGCTAGGGAGCTTAGGTTGCTGAAGAGGAGGACAGGCTTGAGGAGGCGGTAA
- the thiE gene encoding thiamine phosphate synthase, whose amino-acid sequence MSLSDSLLFYVITARGDRSEVEKIREALEGGATSIQLRAKTVSTREAYLAGREMRRLARGYGALFFVDDRIDLALALDADGVQLGPEDIPIDVAREIAPNLLIGASVYSLEEAIEAERKGADYLGVGAIFPTPTKPEARVLGLGGLREIVKSVKIPVVAIGGITVGNVKQVMETGADGIAVISAVMNAPDVKRTAMEFAALLKG is encoded by the coding sequence ATGTCTCTCAGTGATTCCCTCCTTTTTTACGTCATAACCGCCAGGGGGGACAGGAGTGAAGTGGAAAAGATCAGGGAGGCCCTAGAAGGGGGCGCAACCTCCATCCAGCTGAGGGCGAAAACAGTCTCTACGAGGGAAGCCTACCTTGCGGGGAGGGAAATGAGAAGGCTGGCGAGAGGATATGGGGCGCTTTTCTTCGTTGACGACAGAATAGACCTGGCTTTAGCGCTCGACGCCGACGGTGTTCAGCTTGGGCCGGAGGATATCCCCATAGATGTTGCCAGGGAGATAGCCCCAAACCTTCTCATCGGTGCCTCCGTCTACAGCCTTGAGGAAGCCATTGAAGCAGAGAGGAAAGGGGCTGACTATCTCGGCGTGGGAGCGATTTTTCCAACCCCAACAAAGCCCGAAGCGAGGGTTCTCGGCCTCGGAGGTTTGAGGGAGATCGTGAAGAGCGTTAAAATCCCAGTGGTGGCCATAGGGGGCATAACGGTAGGAAATGTGAAGCAGGTAATGGAGACGGGGGCGGATGGAATAGCCGTTATCTCGGCCGTTATGAACGCACCCGACGTTAAAAGGACCGCGATGGAATTTGCGGCCCTCCTTAAGGGGTGA
- a CDS encoding 1,4-alpha-glucan branching protein produces MVKKYGYFGLVLHTHIPYVRKHGKWPFGEEWIFEAISETYIPLLMAFEELKGKNVRFGLTIGVTPILMEQLADEYMKREFEAYMERKLSAMREDVEKYEGQVKEAARYMYEYFSGVYDYWKRINGDILGELRKLQDEGYIEVITSAGTHGYLPLLGRDEAIEAQVANGVLTYEKHFGRKPRGIWLPECAYRPDGFWKSPSSGEVVWRKGIEKVLKEYGIEFFFVESHLIDEGPASFGYGQIIPAKRPKSTLRPYFIKATNIAVFARNRETGHQVWSADIGYPGDFWYREFHRKAPESGGQYWRVTGKDIDIGKKEPYVPEKAMERVEEHARHFVWLVKSLLEDYERKNGEKGIVVSPYDTELYGHWWFEGVKWIARVFELMEKEGIETTTISHFLDTFEGKRYEIELPEGSWGMYGTHYTWWNPGVEWMWEHIHRAENRMVALASEYFGEDDLGDRVLEQLGRELLLLESSDWPFLITTGQAKEYGKRRLLEHANAFHRLANELVRYFRGENLDMGLLEEMEEVDNPFRPIDITSYVSEEPPELEEYVEPPEVPEEPAESGESEESLSIASAQGIENRFESSRAMRQLELEEKAESADLAALLKVRGIGPKRLERLKMAGIKSPKELKSADLKALSKKSGIPLKVLKRAVKAL; encoded by the coding sequence ATGGTGAAAAAATATGGTTACTTCGGGCTCGTCCTTCACACCCACATACCCTACGTGAGAAAGCACGGAAAATGGCCCTTCGGTGAGGAGTGGATTTTTGAAGCAATATCAGAGACGTACATACCTCTTTTGATGGCTTTCGAGGAGCTGAAGGGGAAAAACGTCCGCTTCGGACTCACCATCGGTGTCACACCCATACTCATGGAACAGCTGGCGGACGAGTATATGAAGCGCGAGTTCGAGGCGTACATGGAGAGGAAGCTCTCCGCGATGCGCGAGGACGTTGAGAAGTACGAGGGGCAGGTAAAGGAGGCCGCCCGCTACATGTACGAGTACTTCTCGGGCGTTTACGACTACTGGAAGCGCATAAACGGTGACATCCTTGGAGAACTGAGGAAGCTGCAGGACGAGGGTTATATCGAGGTCATAACCTCCGCCGGGACCCACGGTTATCTTCCCCTCCTCGGGAGGGACGAGGCGATAGAGGCGCAGGTGGCAAACGGCGTTCTAACCTATGAGAAGCACTTTGGGAGGAAGCCGCGGGGAATATGGCTCCCCGAGTGCGCCTATCGGCCGGACGGCTTCTGGAAGAGCCCGAGCTCGGGCGAGGTCGTGTGGAGGAAGGGCATTGAGAAGGTTCTCAAGGAGTACGGAATCGAGTTCTTCTTCGTTGAGAGCCACCTCATAGACGAGGGGCCCGCGAGCTTCGGCTACGGCCAGATAATCCCCGCAAAGAGGCCTAAATCCACGCTGAGGCCCTATTTCATAAAGGCCACCAATATAGCTGTCTTCGCGAGGAACCGTGAGACGGGACACCAGGTCTGGAGCGCGGACATTGGCTACCCCGGCGACTTCTGGTACAGGGAGTTCCACAGGAAGGCCCCGGAGAGCGGCGGGCAGTACTGGCGCGTAACGGGGAAAGATATTGATATAGGCAAAAAGGAGCCCTACGTTCCGGAGAAGGCCATGGAGAGGGTTGAGGAGCACGCGAGACACTTCGTCTGGCTCGTTAAGTCCCTCCTCGAGGACTACGAGAGGAAGAACGGCGAGAAGGGTATAGTTGTTTCGCCCTACGACACGGAACTCTACGGTCACTGGTGGTTCGAGGGCGTGAAGTGGATAGCGAGGGTCTTTGAGCTCATGGAGAAGGAGGGAATCGAGACCACAACGATAAGTCACTTCCTTGACACGTTCGAGGGGAAGCGCTACGAGATAGAGCTGCCGGAAGGTTCATGGGGCATGTACGGGACTCACTACACGTGGTGGAACCCCGGGGTCGAGTGGATGTGGGAGCACATACACAGGGCAGAGAACAGGATGGTGGCGCTCGCGAGCGAGTACTTCGGCGAGGACGACCTCGGCGACCGCGTCCTCGAGCAGCTCGGCAGGGAGCTCCTCCTCCTTGAGAGCAGCGACTGGCCGTTCCTCATAACAACCGGACAGGCCAAAGAGTACGGTAAGAGGCGCCTTCTTGAGCACGCGAACGCGTTCCACAGGCTCGCCAACGAGCTCGTGAGGTACTTCAGGGGCGAGAACTTGGACATGGGTCTCCTCGAGGAGATGGAGGAGGTTGACAACCCCTTCAGGCCGATTGACATAACCTCGTACGTGAGCGAGGAGCCTCCGGAGCTCGAGGAGTACGTTGAGCCGCCCGAGGTGCCGGAGGAGCCCGCTGAATCGGGCGAGAGCGAGGAGTCGCTGTCCATAGCGAGCGCCCAGGGGATAGAGAACCGCTTCGAGAGCAGCAGGGCGATGAGGCAACTTGAGCTCGAGGAGAAGGCGGAGAGTGCAGACCTCGCGGCCCTCCTGAAGGTGCGCGGCATTGGCCCAAAGAGGCTGGAGCGCTTAAAGATGGCGGGGATAAAAAGTCCGAAGGAACTGAAGAGTGCCGACCTCAAGGCCCTCTCCAAGAAGAGTGGCATCCCGCTGAAGGTTTTAAAACGGGCCGTTAAGGCCCTCTAA
- the thiC gene encoding phosphomethylpyrimidine synthase ThiC encodes MTQLEEARKGVITEEMKFVAGREGVDAEKLRKNIAKGHTVIFRNVRHDWVKPVAVGAGVRIKVNANIGTSRDIVDVKAEIEKTKVAVKYGADTIMDLSTGGDLDEIRKTIMHAVDVPVGTVPIYQAAEEMLAKGNAIIEMSEDDMWKAVEKHFRDGVDYTTIHVGVTKEVVEKMKRTKRTVGMVSRGGTFLAAWILHWGEENPFYKDYDYLLELAREYDVVLSLGDGLRPGGLPDAGDELQMAELYTLGRLVRRAREAGVQTMVEGPGHVPIYQIGAQVKLAKVATDNAPFYVLGPIVTDVFPGYDHITAAIGGAIAALNGADFLCYVTPAEHLGLPDVEHVRRGVIASKIAAHAVNLTRFEADFHKDYLMALARGRLNWAKQYELSMDKERFVEIRKERPTKTEACSMCGDLCAIKLINDMLAGERD; translated from the coding sequence ATGACCCAGCTTGAGGAAGCCAGAAAGGGTGTCATAACGGAGGAAATGAAGTTCGTGGCCGGGAGGGAAGGAGTAGATGCCGAAAAGCTGAGGAAGAACATAGCTAAAGGCCACACGGTCATCTTCCGCAACGTCCGCCACGATTGGGTTAAGCCAGTTGCCGTGGGCGCGGGCGTTAGGATCAAGGTGAACGCGAACATAGGTACTTCCAGGGACATAGTAGACGTTAAGGCCGAGATAGAGAAGACAAAAGTTGCAGTAAAGTACGGCGCCGACACGATAATGGACCTCTCCACAGGAGGCGATCTCGACGAGATAAGGAAGACTATAATGCACGCCGTGGACGTTCCAGTGGGTACCGTTCCCATCTACCAGGCCGCGGAGGAGATGCTCGCCAAAGGCAATGCCATCATAGAGATGTCCGAGGATGACATGTGGAAGGCTGTCGAGAAGCACTTCAGGGATGGAGTTGACTACACGACCATCCACGTTGGCGTCACAAAAGAGGTCGTCGAGAAGATGAAGAGAACGAAGAGAACCGTTGGAATGGTCTCGCGCGGCGGGACGTTTCTGGCCGCTTGGATACTCCACTGGGGCGAGGAGAACCCGTTCTACAAGGACTACGACTACCTCCTTGAGCTCGCCAGGGAGTACGACGTGGTTCTGAGCCTCGGCGATGGACTGAGGCCCGGCGGCCTTCCTGATGCCGGGGACGAACTCCAGATGGCTGAACTTTACACCCTCGGAAGGCTCGTGAGGAGAGCGAGAGAGGCTGGGGTTCAAACCATGGTCGAGGGACCGGGCCACGTTCCCATTTATCAGATAGGGGCCCAGGTGAAGCTCGCTAAAGTAGCCACTGACAACGCGCCCTTCTACGTGCTCGGACCGATCGTTACCGACGTTTTCCCGGGCTATGACCACATAACGGCCGCGATAGGCGGAGCGATAGCGGCCCTCAATGGAGCTGACTTCCTCTGCTACGTGACTCCGGCTGAGCACCTCGGCCTTCCAGATGTGGAGCACGTGAGGAGGGGGGTAATCGCTTCAAAGATAGCGGCCCACGCGGTCAACTTAACCCGCTTCGAGGCTGATTTCCATAAGGACTACCTCATGGCGCTGGCGAGGGGGAGACTCAACTGGGCCAAGCAGTACGAGCTTTCGATGGACAAGGAGCGCTTCGTCGAGATAAGGAAGGAGAGGCCGACTAAGACCGAGGCCTGCTCGATGTGCGGCGACCTCTGTGCAATAAAGCTCATCAACGACATGCTCGCGGGTGAGCGGGATTGA
- the moaA gene encoding GTP 3',8-cyclase MoaA, which translates to MLIDRFGRPVTNLRISLTRDCNFRCFFCHREGQTSMDGHEMTPEEVERLVRIASRLGVRKVKLTGGEPTVREDITEIVRRVKPYVLDLSMTTNGSRLRELARPLAEAGLDRVNVSLHSLREDVYKKITGVDMLGTVLEGIEEAVKYLSPVKLNMTVMRGLNDDEIWDMVEFAAKTGTVLQLIELEAPREFTETRFFKKYFYPLKPVEEKLERLAVETRERRMHRRKKYFVPTDHGIAEVEVVRSMHNTVFCANCTRLRVTSDGKFKTCLLRRNDTVDFLTAMRKGADDRELVEIFKKAVLMREPYWK; encoded by the coding sequence GTGCTCATAGACCGCTTTGGCAGGCCCGTGACCAATCTTCGAATATCCCTCACGAGGGACTGCAACTTCAGGTGCTTCTTCTGCCACCGCGAGGGGCAGACGTCAATGGACGGCCACGAGATGACGCCGGAGGAAGTGGAGCGCCTCGTGAGGATAGCCTCCCGCCTCGGTGTGCGCAAGGTCAAGCTCACAGGAGGGGAGCCCACCGTCAGGGAGGACATAACCGAGATAGTGAGGCGCGTAAAACCCTACGTCCTTGACCTCTCGATGACCACCAACGGGAGCAGGCTGAGGGAGCTGGCCAGACCGCTGGCCGAAGCGGGCCTTGACAGGGTGAACGTCTCGCTCCACAGCCTCAGAGAGGACGTTTATAAAAAAATTACGGGCGTTGACATGCTCGGGACGGTTCTCGAGGGCATAGAGGAGGCGGTGAAGTACCTCTCGCCGGTTAAACTCAACATGACGGTGATGAGGGGACTCAACGACGATGAAATATGGGACATGGTGGAGTTCGCGGCGAAGACAGGTACCGTTCTCCAGCTCATAGAGCTCGAAGCACCGAGGGAGTTCACGGAGACCCGCTTCTTCAAGAAGTATTTCTACCCGCTGAAGCCCGTTGAGGAGAAGTTAGAAAGGCTCGCCGTTGAGACCCGCGAGAGGAGGATGCACAGACGTAAGAAGTACTTCGTCCCAACGGATCACGGGATTGCTGAGGTCGAGGTAGTGCGCTCCATGCACAACACGGTTTTCTGCGCCAACTGCACGAGGCTTAGGGTTACCTCCGACGGAAAGTTCAAAACGTGCCTCCTTAGAAGAAACGACACCGTTGACTTCCTGACCGCGATGAGAAAAGGCGCGGACGATAGGGAGCTCGTGGAGATATTCAAGAAGGCCGTGCTGATGAGGGAACCATACTGGAAATGA
- a CDS encoding SDR family NAD(P)-dependent oxidoreductase produces MEVSGKVALVTGASRGIGRAIAVALANKGAKVAINYAHDEEGAKETERLCREAGAEAMIVKADVRNREEVRAMVESVVNRFGGIDILVNNAGILGKALKPMEVTDEDWDNVLGVNLKGAFIVTQEVLKFMKKGKIVNIASIAGKDGGTVGPHYAASKGGLIALTFNLARHLAPNILVNAVAPGPVDTGLISPEIKEKLGKLSLTGEIAKPEDIAHAVIFLLENDHVTGELVDVNGGRLMD; encoded by the coding sequence ATGGAGGTTTCGGGAAAGGTTGCCCTTGTCACCGGCGCCTCGAGGGGAATTGGAAGGGCCATAGCGGTGGCCCTTGCGAATAAGGGGGCGAAGGTGGCCATAAACTACGCCCATGACGAGGAGGGGGCCAAAGAGACCGAGAGGCTCTGCAGAGAGGCCGGGGCAGAGGCCATGATCGTGAAGGCCGACGTCAGGAACAGAGAGGAAGTGAGGGCGATGGTGGAGAGTGTCGTTAACCGCTTCGGCGGGATAGACATTCTCGTCAACAACGCTGGAATACTCGGGAAGGCCCTGAAGCCGATGGAGGTAACAGATGAGGACTGGGACAACGTCCTTGGCGTAAACCTTAAGGGTGCCTTCATTGTCACGCAGGAAGTTCTTAAGTTCATGAAGAAGGGCAAGATAGTGAACATAGCCTCGATAGCGGGCAAGGACGGCGGAACCGTCGGGCCGCACTACGCCGCCTCGAAGGGCGGGCTCATAGCCCTAACCTTCAACCTCGCAAGACACCTCGCTCCAAACATACTCGTCAACGCGGTAGCACCAGGACCCGTAGATACCGGACTGATAAGCCCCGAGATAAAGGAGAAACTCGGAAAACTGTCACTCACGGGCGAGATAGCGAAGCCTGAGGACATAGCCCATGCCGTGATATTTCTCCTCGAGAACGACCACGTTACCGGAGAGCTGGTTGACGTCAACGGCGGCAGGCTGATGGACTGA
- the thiM gene encoding hydroxyethylthiazole kinase, which produces MEFVGEVLKKLREKRPLVHNITNYVVMNETANALLAIGASPVMAHAVGEIEEMVSIADALVINIGTLDGRWIESMELAVRTASRLGKPVVLDPVGAGATKLRTSTALRLIELGDISVIRGNFGEISALLGEHGKTRGVDSAHFSAEDASELAETASERFGSVVAVTGPVDFVSDGKTTYAVENGHELLGRVTGTGCMATAITGAFLAVEEPLKASISALVAFEVAAEKASEEAPYPGSFHAKLYDWLYRITPELLVERARVRRV; this is translated from the coding sequence TTGGAGTTCGTTGGAGAAGTGCTAAAGAAGCTCAGGGAAAAGCGGCCGCTCGTCCACAACATCACGAACTACGTTGTCATGAATGAAACTGCCAACGCTCTCCTCGCCATAGGTGCCTCACCGGTTATGGCACACGCGGTCGGAGAGATAGAGGAGATGGTCTCCATAGCGGACGCCCTCGTGATAAACATAGGCACCCTCGATGGGCGCTGGATAGAGTCTATGGAGCTCGCGGTTAGGACTGCTTCAAGGCTCGGAAAGCCAGTGGTTCTCGACCCAGTCGGAGCGGGTGCCACGAAGCTGAGAACCTCTACAGCACTGAGGCTCATAGAGCTCGGCGACATCTCAGTGATCAGGGGCAACTTTGGAGAGATATCGGCCCTCCTTGGCGAGCATGGGAAGACAAGGGGAGTTGATTCGGCGCACTTCTCGGCGGAGGATGCTTCAGAGCTTGCCGAGACTGCGAGCGAAAGGTTTGGAAGCGTGGTAGCGGTCACAGGGCCTGTTGACTTCGTGAGCGATGGAAAAACAACCTACGCCGTCGAAAACGGCCACGAACTGCTTGGAAGAGTTACGGGTACGGGGTGCATGGCAACGGCCATAACGGGCGCTTTTTTGGCCGTGGAAGAGCCCCTCAAGGCGAGCATCTCGGCCCTCGTGGCCTTCGAGGTGGCTGCCGAAAAGGCGAGCGAGGAGGCCCCTTACCCGGGAAGCTTCCACGCAAAGCTCTACGACTGGCTCTACAGGATAACGCCCGAGCTTCTGGTTGAGAGAGCGAGGGTGAGGAGGGTTTGA
- the thiD gene encoding bifunctional hydroxymethylpyrimidine kinase/phosphomethylpyrimidine kinase — translation MPMVVLVIAGLDTGGGAGLKADIETVSALSGHPLPVVSTITYQNPKEVRGTFPVPPEVIRGQIRAVKGAFEIRAVKIGLLHGSTVGVVAEETEGLTRVFDPVIASSSGFRFLSPEDVEELKEKLIPGSIVTPNVPEAEALTGMEISSIEDMKRAARILVEELGAEAAVVKGGHLNFTDILYWNGKVFEFSGERVEGFTHGTGCVFSSALATFIAKGLELPEAVERAKRFVEGAIRFSRAEAKAVNPLWELQRDAQRWKAKEELERTVSELVKIGELLNPHVAEVGTNFALATDFGEVFAVKGRIVRYGKTVKPVGPVELNASDHLRRALLKMMEFYPESRAVLNLRYSEELIERARKLGLKVSFYDRGEEPEEVKGAERGTMEWGIETAVERLGDRPDVVYHLGDRGKEPMVLVFGRSAGEVVERIKALL, via the coding sequence ATGCCGATGGTCGTACTCGTCATAGCGGGCCTCGACACGGGCGGCGGAGCTGGACTCAAGGCAGACATCGAGACGGTTTCCGCTTTGAGCGGGCATCCTCTTCCAGTAGTTTCCACCATAACATACCAGAACCCTAAAGAGGTTAGGGGTACCTTCCCAGTCCCGCCCGAGGTCATTCGGGGGCAAATACGAGCAGTTAAGGGGGCGTTTGAAATAAGGGCTGTTAAGATAGGCCTTCTCCACGGTAGCACGGTGGGGGTTGTGGCAGAAGAGACGGAGGGGCTAACGAGGGTTTTCGACCCGGTAATAGCTTCCTCCTCGGGCTTTCGGTTTTTGAGCCCCGAAGATGTGGAGGAACTTAAAGAAAAGCTCATCCCTGGCTCGATAGTCACACCGAACGTCCCTGAGGCGGAGGCACTTACGGGAATGGAGATAAGCTCGATAGAGGACATGAAAAGGGCCGCAAGGATTCTCGTGGAGGAGCTGGGTGCGGAGGCGGCCGTCGTCAAGGGCGGGCACCTGAACTTCACCGACATTCTCTACTGGAACGGAAAGGTCTTCGAATTTTCCGGGGAGCGGGTCGAGGGCTTCACACACGGGACCGGCTGTGTTTTCTCCTCGGCACTGGCAACTTTCATTGCAAAAGGTCTTGAGCTTCCAGAGGCTGTCGAGAGGGCAAAGCGCTTCGTTGAGGGGGCGATAAGGTTCTCAAGGGCCGAGGCAAAGGCCGTCAACCCGCTCTGGGAGCTTCAGAGGGACGCCCAGAGGTGGAAGGCAAAAGAGGAGCTTGAAAGAACAGTCAGCGAGCTCGTGAAAATTGGTGAACTTTTAAATCCACACGTCGCGGAAGTCGGCACTAACTTCGCTCTGGCAACGGATTTCGGCGAGGTCTTTGCAGTTAAGGGCAGGATAGTTCGCTACGGTAAGACTGTGAAGCCCGTCGGGCCCGTTGAGCTAAACGCCAGCGACCACCTGAGGAGGGCCCTCCTGAAGATGATGGAGTTCTACCCGGAGAGTAGAGCTGTCCTCAACCTTCGCTATTCAGAGGAGCTCATAGAAAGAGCGAGAAAGCTCGGACTCAAAGTTTCCTTCTACGACCGCGGGGAAGAACCGGAGGAGGTAAAGGGGGCCGAGAGGGGCACGATGGAGTGGGGCATTGAGACTGCAGTTGAAAGACTTGGGGACAGACCTGACGTTGTCTACCATCTCGGCGACCGGGGGAAGGAGCCGATGGTGCTCGTTTTTGGCAGAAGCGCGGGAGAGGTGGTAGAAAGGATCAAGGCGCTCCTTTAA
- a CDS encoding phosphoribosylaminoimidazolesuccinocarboxamide synthase codes for MKLIYRGKTKDVYEDGPYLVFHFKDSILGEGGREDTGGNEVVGERRGKGSAVLDEAEFFFRLLEENGIRTHFVERIDERRARFLKAERIPLEVIYRELAYGSFLRRYNGWVEELKPLGIVEFTLKDDSLKDPLITEEAITKLGIAGEREVREMKEKTLEVGEILRGFFSSKGLQLVDFKLEFGRRNGELILIDELSGDTMRVMRDGKLLSQEELREVIV; via the coding sequence TTGAAACTGATCTACCGCGGAAAGACCAAGGACGTTTACGAAGACGGGCCTTACCTCGTCTTCCACTTCAAGGACTCCATACTCGGCGAAGGAGGAAGGGAGGACACCGGCGGCAACGAGGTCGTAGGCGAGCGGAGGGGCAAGGGAAGTGCAGTCCTCGATGAGGCGGAGTTCTTCTTTCGCCTCCTCGAAGAGAACGGGATAAGGACGCACTTCGTCGAACGGATTGACGAGAGGAGGGCGCGCTTCCTGAAGGCGGAGAGAATACCACTTGAGGTCATCTACCGCGAGCTGGCCTACGGGAGCTTCCTGCGGCGCTACAATGGTTGGGTGGAGGAGCTGAAGCCCCTCGGAATAGTGGAGTTCACCCTGAAGGACGATTCCCTCAAAGACCCGCTGATAACGGAGGAGGCCATAACAAAGCTCGGAATAGCGGGCGAACGGGAAGTTAGAGAGATGAAGGAAAAAACCCTGGAAGTAGGGGAGATTCTGAGGGGGTTCTTCTCCTCGAAGGGCCTTCAGCTCGTTGATTTCAAGCTGGAGTTCGGCCGGAGAAACGGCGAGCTCATCCTCATAGACGAGCTGAGCGGAGACACGATGCGCGTTATGAGGGATGGAAAACTCTTGAGCCAGGAGGAGCTGAGGGAGGTGATAGTGTGA
- a CDS encoding IMP cyclohydrolase, whose product MRYVGRTLGIGLNKGKPFAFYLLCSRSFPNRRAVVKGNRVYIINQTKTENPYVSYPVVRLTNDYAVVTNGLHTDFITQALEWEKPRKALVHVLDALDYERDEYNTPRIAGIIQRGQRRGWLGFVGREEFWVRELELEEGKTFLTATYNMNGFESVELTFSTPEELVEKVMKLPFEHKVLAVGIVEGESGFEVVSGKA is encoded by the coding sequence GTGAGGTACGTGGGAAGGACGCTTGGGATAGGGCTGAACAAAGGAAAGCCCTTCGCTTTCTACCTCCTCTGCTCCCGCTCCTTCCCGAACAGAAGGGCAGTGGTGAAGGGAAACAGGGTTTACATCATTAACCAGACCAAGACTGAGAACCCCTACGTGAGCTATCCCGTCGTGAGGCTAACTAATGACTACGCGGTCGTTACCAACGGCCTCCACACGGACTTCATAACTCAGGCCCTCGAATGGGAGAAGCCGAGGAAGGCCCTCGTCCACGTTTTAGACGCTTTAGACTACGAGAGGGACGAGTACAATACCCCAAGGATAGCCGGGATAATCCAGCGCGGACAGCGGAGAGGCTGGCTCGGCTTTGTTGGAAGGGAAGAGTTCTGGGTCAGGGAGCTTGAGCTTGAAGAGGGGAAGACGTTCCTGACGGCTACGTACAACATGAACGGCTTTGAAAGCGTTGAGTTGACTTTCTCCACTCCAGAAGAGCTCGTTGAAAAAGTTATGAAACTTCCCTTCGAGCACAAGGTGCTCGCCGTTGGGATAGTGGAAGGGGAGAGCGGCTTTGAGGTCGTGAGCGGAAAGGCATGA